One window from the genome of Drosophila albomicans strain 15112-1751.03 chromosome 2L, ASM965048v2, whole genome shotgun sequence encodes:
- the LOC117564619 gene encoding uncharacterized protein LOC117564619 isoform X3, with protein MASKRKASVLLHKETIPATPATSTDTSSVVGVGGGGGGGAGGGGGGIASVASGLGDIASSLGGGSGSESEAYAGLMKDADKLKLMLLAWNYQNSTAVRNGTEGPDLSVVGGLWAQYQNALAQNAAAVAAASSKMDSSLSPVPRQDAHSPMEAQDETNSSGQKEEDEVSEDDSDDKMDEKLATTHDPERLKAFNMFVRLFVDENLDRIIPISKQPKEKIQAIIDSCARQFPEFSDRSRKRIRTYLKSCRRNKKTRDGWENTTRPTPAHLTSVQAEQILAIACENESMNAKRMRIGLEPITHAVPAPGSVVAAAAAAAAVAGTSTTSASNAATVTCTAADAAGLTSVAAAALPFVSAVGFARSTPNSEHADTAFGGASNLGAGAGSAGGNSTSGAAGGGTGGMSSARSSPLALSSNASVGGASVTGLALANGAGASNGAGLPSSSPYTTDFSSPSAASPFVAAAAAAAVAAGRAPSYPGYFPGVAGLGNVTPTDLSMKPTALGVGGGLAGSVSSNSNNNTVSAQLSAANLATLSNASNNNVLATATQQLQQLQQQQQQQQQQQQQQQQQQQQQQQQLLSTSGDANCSRVPPILPHKLSPNEVTAARQVISAYRESAAFLLRTADQVEQLLVQQQ; from the exons GAAACCATTCCAGCAACACCGGCCACAAGCACCGACACCAGCAGTGTGGTTGGTGTAGGCGGTGGCGGAGGCGGTGGcgctggcggcggcggcggaggAATCGCCAGTGTTGCCAGTGGACTGGGTGACATTGCGAGCAGCCTCGGCGGCGGCAGTGGCAGCGAGTCGGAAGCCTACGCGGGTCTCATGAAGGATGCGGacaagctgaagctgatgctcCTGGCCTGGAACTATCAGAACTCGACGGCTGTGCGCAATGGCACCGAGGGACCAGATCTGAGTGTTGTCGGCGGCCTTTGGGCGCAGTATCAGAATGCTTTGGCCCAGAATGCAgctgcagtggcagcagccagcagTAAAATGGATAGCTCATTGTCGCCGGTTCCCAGACAGGATGCACACTCGCCGATGGAGGCACAGGACGAGACGAACTCGTCGGGCCAGAAGGAGGAGGACGAGGTTTCCGAAGATGATTCCGATGACAAGATGGACGAGAAATTGGCCACCACACATGATCCCGAGCGCCTCAAGGCCTTCAAT ATGTTCGTGCGTTTGTTCGTGGACGAGAATCTCGACCGGATCATTCCCATCTCCAAGCAGCCAAAAGAGAAGATTCAAGCCATTATCGATTCATGTGCCCGACAATTTCCCGAGTTCAGTGATCGTTCCCGCAAACGCATTCGCACCTATCTGAAGTCCTGTCGCCGCAACAAAAAGACACGAGACGGTTGGGAGAATACG ACTCGACCGACGCCCGCGCATCTGACCTCCGTGCAGGCGGAACAAATCCTGGCGATTGCCTGCGAGAACGAGTCGATGAACGCGAAGCGAATGCGAATTGGCCTCGAGCCAATTACACATGCGGTGCCAGCGCCGGGCAGcgttgtggcagctgcagctgcagcggcagctgtTGCCGGCACCAGCACCACATCCGCGAGCAATGCGGCCACCGTAACCTGCACGGCAGCCGATGCGGCTGGCCTCACCAgcgtggcagcggcagcgttGCCATTCGTTAGCGCCGTCGGCTTCGCACGCTCCACACCGAACTCGGAGCACGCGGATACCGCGTTCGGTGGCGCCTCCAATTTAGGCGCCGGCGCTGGCAGTGCAGGCGGCAACAGCACTAGCGGCGCAGCTGGCGGTGGCACCGGTGGCATGAGCTCGGCGCGCAGCTCGCCGCTGGCACTCAGCTCAAATGCCAGCGTTGGCGGAGCGAGTGTCACGGGCTTGGCGTTGGCCAATGGGGCTGGGGCATCGAATGGCGCCGGTCTGCCCTCAAGCAGTCCCTATACCACGGACTTTAGCTCGCCCTCGGCGGCCTCGCcttttgtggcagctgcagcggcagcggctgtGGCAGCTGGACGTGCGCCCAGCTATCCTGGCTACTTCCCAGGCGTTGCCGGGCTGGGTAATG TTACGCCCACCGATCTCTCCATGAAGCCCACGGCGCTTGGCGTTGGCGGCGGCCTCGCTGGcagcgtcagcagcaacagcaacaacaatacagtTAGCGCGCAGCTGAGTGCCGCCAATCTGGCCACACTGAgcaatgccagcaacaacaatgtgctggccacagccacacagcaactgcagcagctgcaacaacagcagcagcaacagcagcagcaacaacagcagcagcaacaacaacaacagcagcagcaacagcaactgctcTCCACGTCCGGTGATGCCAACTGCTCCCGAGTGCCGCCCATTCTGCCCCACAAGCTGAGTCCCAACGAGGTGACCGCTGCCCGCCAGGTCATATCGGCGTACAGGGAGAGCGCTGCGTTCCTGCTGCGCACCGCTGACCAGGTGGAGCAGCTGCTGGTGCAACAGCAGTAG